A genomic region of Podarcis raffonei isolate rPodRaf1 chromosome 13, rPodRaf1.pri, whole genome shotgun sequence contains the following coding sequences:
- the FAM222A gene encoding protein FAM222A isoform X1: protein MLACLQRTQNPPSQHLTCPNKALEPRKCEVMAPLHSPRYPSPAELDAYAQKVANSPLTIKIFPANIRVPQHKHLNRTVNGYDTTGQRYSPYPVHASGYQGLLAIVKASSSSSSSSKGVVKSTEGKRTKMSPAHVAVAPYPVTSTLAPGPSCAAQLGYHSSQKQMEAHVAPNVTVATSTIPHAGRSLALPQSNLPSIQNIIFQINQQCQAQASQPLCQGVVVANPSPAKHGAATTAGFATMATVGAAVAYAGAVLPDCRKGAELVAGSHPGGGHLGAKASLYPDGMDYLLWQQQKPQQQQLRMYSAGSGGGGAVSKSPEVCAGVLRAYPMTGTADKVSSSPLNCVGMHGNFSVGQYFAPPWNSILVTPNSDCYNPPELANGHRELGVQPSDGLPSLPSKTLCNTSVLSSSLQSLEYLINDIHPPCIKEQMLGKGYETVSVPRLLDHQHAHIRLPVYR, encoded by the coding sequence GTGAAGTCATGGCTCCCCTGCATTCCCCGCGATACCCCAGCCCAGCTGAACTGGACGCCTACGCGCAGAAAGTGGCCAACAGCCCCCTCACCATCAAGATCTTCCCCGCCAACATCAGGGTCCCACAGCACAAGCACCTTAACCGGACAGTGAACGGGTACGACACGACGGGGCAGCGCTACAGCCCCTACCCTGTGCACGCCAGCGGCTACCAGGGACTGCTGGCCATCGTgaaggcttcctcctcctcctcctcctccagcaaagGCGTGGTGAAGAGCACGGAGGGCAAGCGGACTAAGATGTCCCCTGCCCACGTGGCCGTTGCCCCCTACCCTGTGACGAGCACTTTAGCCCCAGGCCCCTCCTGCGCAGCGCAGCTGGGCTACCACAGCAGCCAGAAGCAGATGGAGGCCCACGTGGCCCCCAACGTCACGGTAGCCACCTCGACGATCCCGCACGCTGGCAGGAGCCTGGCGCTGCCCCAGTCCAACCTGCCCTCCATCCAGAACATCATTTTCCAGATCAATCAGCAATGCCAGGCGCAGGCCAGCCAGCCGCTGTGCCAAGGGGTAGTGGTAGCTAACCCCAGCCCCGCCAAGCACGGCGCCGCCACCACCGCCGGATTTGCCACCATGGCGACGGTGGGTGCAGCCGTGGCGTACGCGGGTGCCGTGCTGCCTGACTGccgcaagggggctgagctggtGGCAGGCTCTCACCCGGGTGGTGGGCACCTTGGTGCCAAGGCCAGCCTCTACCCCGACGGCATGGACTACCtgctctggcagcagcagaagccgcagcagcagcagctacgcATGTACAGTGCGGGCAGCGGGGGTGGGGGCGCCGTCAGCAAGTCCCCTGAGGTGTGCGCCGGGGTCCTGCGTGCCTATCCCATGACGGGCACGGCCGACAAGGTGAGCTCGTCCCCGTTGAACTGCGTGGGCATGCACGGGAACTTCTCAGTGGGGCAGTACTTTGCTCCCCCCTGGAACAGCATCCTGGTCACTCCCAACAGCGACTGCTACAACCCCCCGGAGCTGGCCAACGGGCACCGCGAGCTGGGCGTCCAGCCCTCGGACGGGCTGCCCAGCTTGCCCAGCAAGACGCTCTGCAATACCTCTGTCCTCAGCAGCAGCCTGCAGTCGCTGGAGTATCTCATCAACGACATCCACCCTCCGTGCATCAAGGAGCAGATGCTGGGCAAGGGCTACGAGACGGTCTCCGTGCCGCGGCTCCTGGACCACCAGCACGCCCACATCCGCCTGCCTGTCTACAGATAG
- the FAM222A gene encoding protein FAM222A isoform X2, protein MAPLHSPRYPSPAELDAYAQKVANSPLTIKIFPANIRVPQHKHLNRTVNGYDTTGQRYSPYPVHASGYQGLLAIVKASSSSSSSSKGVVKSTEGKRTKMSPAHVAVAPYPVTSTLAPGPSCAAQLGYHSSQKQMEAHVAPNVTVATSTIPHAGRSLALPQSNLPSIQNIIFQINQQCQAQASQPLCQGVVVANPSPAKHGAATTAGFATMATVGAAVAYAGAVLPDCRKGAELVAGSHPGGGHLGAKASLYPDGMDYLLWQQQKPQQQQLRMYSAGSGGGGAVSKSPEVCAGVLRAYPMTGTADKVSSSPLNCVGMHGNFSVGQYFAPPWNSILVTPNSDCYNPPELANGHRELGVQPSDGLPSLPSKTLCNTSVLSSSLQSLEYLINDIHPPCIKEQMLGKGYETVSVPRLLDHQHAHIRLPVYR, encoded by the coding sequence ATGGCTCCCCTGCATTCCCCGCGATACCCCAGCCCAGCTGAACTGGACGCCTACGCGCAGAAAGTGGCCAACAGCCCCCTCACCATCAAGATCTTCCCCGCCAACATCAGGGTCCCACAGCACAAGCACCTTAACCGGACAGTGAACGGGTACGACACGACGGGGCAGCGCTACAGCCCCTACCCTGTGCACGCCAGCGGCTACCAGGGACTGCTGGCCATCGTgaaggcttcctcctcctcctcctcctccagcaaagGCGTGGTGAAGAGCACGGAGGGCAAGCGGACTAAGATGTCCCCTGCCCACGTGGCCGTTGCCCCCTACCCTGTGACGAGCACTTTAGCCCCAGGCCCCTCCTGCGCAGCGCAGCTGGGCTACCACAGCAGCCAGAAGCAGATGGAGGCCCACGTGGCCCCCAACGTCACGGTAGCCACCTCGACGATCCCGCACGCTGGCAGGAGCCTGGCGCTGCCCCAGTCCAACCTGCCCTCCATCCAGAACATCATTTTCCAGATCAATCAGCAATGCCAGGCGCAGGCCAGCCAGCCGCTGTGCCAAGGGGTAGTGGTAGCTAACCCCAGCCCCGCCAAGCACGGCGCCGCCACCACCGCCGGATTTGCCACCATGGCGACGGTGGGTGCAGCCGTGGCGTACGCGGGTGCCGTGCTGCCTGACTGccgcaagggggctgagctggtGGCAGGCTCTCACCCGGGTGGTGGGCACCTTGGTGCCAAGGCCAGCCTCTACCCCGACGGCATGGACTACCtgctctggcagcagcagaagccgcagcagcagcagctacgcATGTACAGTGCGGGCAGCGGGGGTGGGGGCGCCGTCAGCAAGTCCCCTGAGGTGTGCGCCGGGGTCCTGCGTGCCTATCCCATGACGGGCACGGCCGACAAGGTGAGCTCGTCCCCGTTGAACTGCGTGGGCATGCACGGGAACTTCTCAGTGGGGCAGTACTTTGCTCCCCCCTGGAACAGCATCCTGGTCACTCCCAACAGCGACTGCTACAACCCCCCGGAGCTGGCCAACGGGCACCGCGAGCTGGGCGTCCAGCCCTCGGACGGGCTGCCCAGCTTGCCCAGCAAGACGCTCTGCAATACCTCTGTCCTCAGCAGCAGCCTGCAGTCGCTGGAGTATCTCATCAACGACATCCACCCTCCGTGCATCAAGGAGCAGATGCTGGGCAAGGGCTACGAGACGGTCTCCGTGCCGCGGCTCCTGGACCACCAGCACGCCCACATCCGCCTGCCTGTCTACAGATAG